A region of Vitis riparia cultivar Riparia Gloire de Montpellier isolate 1030 chromosome 1, EGFV_Vit.rip_1.0, whole genome shotgun sequence DNA encodes the following proteins:
- the LOC117921947 gene encoding DNA polymerase epsilon subunit C, with the protein MAEEEKSEAIIPELPLGRVKKLVKLDRDINKVNSEALFLISCSTELFLRFFAEQSAEIAIQKKRRTVKLEHLRIAAKKHRPTRDFLLDSLPVPSQPSDRPPADRIRPQPAAEKPLPAGTRRIDDFFRKPEKEKPSEVNDS; encoded by the coding sequence ATGGCTGAAGAAGAGAAATCGGAGGCTATTATACCCGAGTTGCCACTCGGCCGAGTCAAGAAACTGGTGAAGCTGGACAGGGACATTAACAAGGTGAACTCAGAAGCTCTCTTCCTCATCTCGTGTTCCACGGAACTCTTCCTTCGATTCTTCGCCGAGCAATCCGCAGAAATCGCGATTCAGAAGAAGCGAAGGACGGTGAAGCTCGAGCACTTGAGAATCGCGGCCAAGAAGCACCGGCCTACTAGGGATTTCCTCCTTGACTCGCTACCGGTGCCTTCCCAGCCGTCGGATCGGCCACCGGCAGATCGGATTCGTCCTCAGCCAGCCGCTGAGAAACCACTCCCGGCGGGAACTCGCCGGATCGACGATTTCTTTCGTAAGCCGGAAAAGGAAAAGCCATCTGAGGTCAACGATTCCTAG
- the LOC117925239 gene encoding uncharacterized protein LOC117925239, which produces MDGTTLIYFSNCSFSCCSTSTQPGSMEKEENQINPPQTNSKCSTQWRPVHAWLEKLNKREVVKSTEISDWLCKNPEVKEDLYSRYSRCHLMHYIQKCHNRILKRQAKGKGVHHPNVTSPMKVNDNGPKKLPVPPQGVSSSNIPRDNNLARRNEAFRKFLLLTELESRLSIVLSKSKQAKGLEDFSLSSSHGKMAENIKHDKSSDLDDEEGRTSFMSGGAPDKGAATNQDIGLDNH; this is translated from the exons ATGGATGGAACAACATTGATATACTTCTCGAACTGTTCGTTCTCTTGCTGTTCTACGTCCACGCAACCAGGTTCAAtg GAAAAGGAAGAGAATCAAATTAACCCTCCACAAACTAATTCAAAATGTTCTACACAATGGAGGCCTGTTCATGCCTGGTTAGAGAAATTGAATAAGAGAGAGGTGGTTAAATCCACTGAAATTTCGGATTGGCTGTGTAAGAACCCTGAAGTTAAAGAAGATCTGTATTCAAGATATTCTCGTTGTCACTTGATGCATTACATCCAAAAATGCCACAATAGAATTCTAAAGAGGCAAGCGAAGGGGAAG GGTGTGCACCATCCCAATGTAACTTCTCCAATGAAAGTTAATGACAATGGGCCCAAAAAACTGCCTGTTCCACCTCAAG GTGTCTCTTCAAGCAATATACCAAGAGACAATAACTTAGCAAGACGAAATGAAGCTTTTCGCAAATTCTTACT TTTAACAGAGTTGGAGAGCCGCCTGTCCATAGTCCTCTCTAAATCTAAGCAAGCTAAGGGCTTGGAGGATTTTAGTTTGTCATCCTCACATGGAAAAATGGCTGAAAATATCAAACATGATAAATCATCTGACCTGGATGATGAGGAAGGAAGAACCAGCTTTATGTCTGGGGGTGCTCCAGATAAAGGTGCTGCTACCAATCAAGATATAGGGTTGgataatcattag